The following are encoded in a window of Sminthopsis crassicaudata isolate SCR6 chromosome 3, ASM4859323v1, whole genome shotgun sequence genomic DNA:
- the LOC141562353 gene encoding tripartite motif-containing protein 43-like, whose translation MAAAAAMEMFQQLQSQITCPICGNYFCEPVTIGCGHSFCRACLPRSAATAFSCPECRQMTQVRGFLFINGSLAELTKLGKQLRSQLLQSTGGQRRCAIHKEVLEYFCEDDQTVLCLRCCQAPEHGAHRHCPVEEAASNCRKKIQHLQRCLQKYFKETKKLLVKEKRPVIDWEEMISKEYRKRDSLMRDELYHYLERMDQEKKNKKERLSQESSTLQDLMLDLQEADSQPNLDLLRDVKELLERSKSALSQRAKALIPEVRVCPISGTIETLNQFRVDLRLDPASASPCLIVAEDLKSVRAGEGWQVDTHPGDDSDLPMVLAEQAFTSGLQYWEVDVTQLPQWTLGIHTTYLRIKSPGRIIKCALVFFLRCVKKEDGQYLQSYPGSLNHKLKGSIPRIGVYLEYKTGNLAFYNVLQSSLIYQLPDISFVAPVRPMFSPGPPLQGTKPAPMNLCAVDSHLSSCCYSSL comes from the coding sequence atggctgctgctgctgctatggAAATGTTTCAGCAATTGCAGAGCCAGATCACGTGTCCCATCTGTGGGAACTACTTCTGTGAGCCAGTCACCATCGGGTGTGGGCACAGCTTTTGCCGAGCATGTCTCCCAAGGTCAGCAGCTACAGCTTTCTCTTGCCCTGAATGCAGACAAATGACTCAAGTCAGAGGCTTCCTGTTCATCAATGGGAGCCTAGCAGAGCTCACTAAACTGGGCAAACAGCTCAGGTCCCAGCTGTTACAGAGTACTGGAGGACAGAGGCGCTGTGCCATTCACAAAGAAGTCTTGGAGTACTTTTGTGAAGACGACCAGACCGTGCTCTGTCTAAGATGTTGTCAAGCCCCAGAGCATGGGGCTCACAGGCACTGTCCTGTAGAAGAAGCTGCATCCAATTGCAGGAAGAAGATCCAGCACCTGCAAAGATGCTTGCAGAAGTACtttaaggaaactaagaaacTTCTTGTTAAGGAAAAGAGACCTGTTATTGACTGGGAGGAGATGATCAGCAAAGAATACCGGAAACGGGATTCCCTCATGCGGGATGAGTTATATCATTATCTGGAAAGGAtggatcaagaaaaaaagaacaagaaggagaGACTATCCCAGGAAAGCAGCACCCTTCAGGACCTCATGCTAGATCTACAGGAAGCAGACTCCCAACCCAATCTGGATCTGCTCCGGGATGTCAAGGAGTTGCTGGAAAGGAGCAAGTCAGCATTGTCCCAAAGGGCCAAGGCTCTCATCCCAGAGGTAAGAGTGTGTCCTATCTCTGGCACGATAGAGACCCTCAACCAATTCAGAGTGGACCTCAGGTTGGATCCCGCATCAGCCAGTCCCTGCCTGATTGTGGCTGAGGATCTGAAGAGTGTAAGAGCTGGAGAAGGCTGGCAGGTGGACACCCACCCTGGTGATGATTCTGATCTTCCCATGGTCCTTGCTGAGCAGGCCTTCACCTCAGGCTTACAGTACTGGGAGGTGGATGTGACACAGCTGCCTCAGTGGACACTGGGGATTCACACAACCTACTTGAGGATAAAAAGTCCCGGGAGAATAATTAAATGTGCCCTTGTCTTTTTCCTGAGATGTGTCAAGAAGGAAGATGGACAATATTTGCAATCTTATCCTGGATCCCTGAATCACAAACTGAAAGGTTCTATTCCCCGGATTGGAGTATACTTGGAATATAAAACTGGCAATCTGGCCTTTTACAATGTTCTGCAGAGTTCTCTTATTTATCAGTTACCTGATATTTCATTTGTAGCCCCTGTTAGACCCATGTTTTCTCCTGGTCCCCCACTCCAAGGAACAAAGCCTGCTCCCATGAATCTCTGTGCAGTGGATTCTCATCTTTCTTCTTGCTGCTATTCATCTCTCTGA